In one Magallana gigas chromosome 9, xbMagGiga1.1, whole genome shotgun sequence genomic region, the following are encoded:
- the LOC105321869 gene encoding small conductance calcium-activated potassium channel protein has product MSSTRENPGIPLVGLNGKLKKYKTLENEAGDSPPGRFETVGSRLARRKELFVKRKRSSDVALIFALFGILLMVTQTELTAAKVYHRSSLPSHLMKMAITASTVALLIFLGIYHRLDIQLFIVNNCVDDWRIPLTARRIIQITFEIIVCSIHPIPGDFDTTWPATVAEGEHYRKLRVPLDTILALPMFLRLFLVCRFIMLHSKLYEDASSQSLGALNRIHFNFRFIFKSLMTMYPDYVLTIIMIVSFLIASWVLRLCEMSDTADESVHSNLLNTMWLVAITFLSVGYGDIKPSTYCGRGIAVITGMMGAGCTALVVAVLARKLELSRSEKYVHDFVLDVNLDKRLKNEAANVMKSGWFIYKFRKLKANSSMALSYQTKLLEAIYNIRQIKAAQRRLVDASITMTEVNKTQNEASRSIEIIRCKQLTLEEKVDNLESKIMSLHDKINAILKILKE; this is encoded by the coding sequence ATGAGTTCTACAAGGGAAAATCCCGGTATTCCACTAGTGGGATTAAATGGAAAACTCAAGAAATACAAAACGCTGGAAAATGAGGCAGGGGACTCACCCCCGGGCCGATTTGAGACGGTGGGTAGCAGACTCGCCAGACGCAAAGAACTGTTCGTCAAAAGGAAGCGTTCAAGTGACGTGGCTTTGATCTTTGCTCTGTTTGGCATCCTGTTAATGGTAACACAGACGGAACTGACGGCCGCCAAAGTCTACCACCGGTCCTCCCTCCCCTCCCACCTCATGAAGATGGCGATCACTGCCTCCACGGTGGCGCTGCTGATTTTCCTGGGGATATACCACCGGTTGGACATCCAGCTCTTCATCGTTAACAATTGCGTGGATGACTGGAGAATACCGTTGACCGCGCGGAGAATTATACAGATTACGTTCGAAATCATCGTGTGTTCTATCCATCCAATCCCAGGCGATTTCGACACCACTTGGCCCGCCACTGTGGCTGAAGGAGAGCACTACCGCAAGCTTCGTGTTCCCCTAGACACTATTCTTGCGCTACCGATGTTTCTACGACTGTTCCTCGTGTGTCGGTTCATAATGCTACACAGCAAACTGTACGAAGACGCTTCGTCGCAGAGTCTTGGAGCTCTGAACCGAATCCACTTTAATTTCAGGTTTATATTCAAGTCCCTCATGACTATGTACCCTGACTATGTGCTAACTATTATCATGATTGTGTCCTTCTTAATAGCAAGCTGGGTGCTGCGGTTGTGTGAGATGAGCGACACCGCCGATGAATCTGTGCATTCGAATTTGCTCAACACGATGTGGCTGGTGGCGATTACGTTTCTTTCCGTAGGATATGGGGACATAAAGCCGAGTACCTACTGCGGGAGGGGCATTGCCGTGATCACGGGTATGATGGGGGCGGGATGCACTGCTCTGGTCGTAGCAGTCTTAGCCAGAAAACTAGAGCTCAGTCGCAGCGAGAAGTACGTCCACGACTTTGTTCTCGACGTCAACCTCGACAAGAGACTGAAAAACGAGGCCGCCAACGTAATGAAATCCGGCTGGTTCATATATAAGTTTCGCAAACTTAAGGCAAATTCTTCCATGGCGCTGTCTTACCAGACAAAGTTGCTGGAGGCTATTTATAACATTCGCCAAATCAAAGCTGCACAACGACGTCTTGTGGATGCCTCCATTACTATGACGGAGGTAAACAAAACTCAGAACGAGGCAAGTAGGTCAATAGAGATTATCCGGTGTAAACAGCTAACTTTGGAGGAAAAAGTGGATAATCTAGAGTCCAAAATCATGTCCCTTCATGACAAGATTAACGCTATTCTAAAAATTCTGAAAGaatga